A single region of the Pontibacter kalidii genome encodes:
- a CDS encoding vWA domain-containing protein, producing MSSLRLITTASPWLILACLAAGALYAWLLYSKKTPWPKPLNYALAALRFVVVSVLCFLLMGPLVRYVSNTTVPPTIVFALDNSQSVELFSDSAALKATQQQLQQMREQLEEQGYSTAIQTLGEDQQESMSEVKYGSETTNLSQLLQRVQDSYTEQNLAGVVLLSDGIVNQGMSPTYANYGYTLYPVAVGDTVPKKDVLVASLRYNKVNYSGNRFPLEVELQHEGFGGRTANVILQENGKTIASKKVLFKDNQPAQQVPFQVLASGLGKRHYVVQVEPLEGEFTTLNNTKHAYIDVVKGKIRVLLAAAAPHPDIKAIRSAIESNENYETELFIPSVNELKQQDYDVAVLHQLPGRMAGAEPALNLVRQKNLPALYILGPQSDLPNFNRLNVGINLISSGQTDEVTAVPNSNFSNFQLPENAAERLQEYPPARVPFGEIRLAPNTEVILYQQVGRVRTNKPLLAVQTSGDRRNAVLLASGTWQWRLQEAANHEQPQVYNQLITNLVQLLNAPRNKKRLNVYPAQTEYTSSDEVRFNAEAYNEALEPIYGQNITLNITGEDEQTRTFTFANGENQSGVNIGTLPGGHYTYTATASINRQQQKDEGEFVVEELQLEALNAVADHNLLFQLASNSGSRLYYPQELQQLEQDILQADYKNVIYSKEELNDLVDLKWLFFLLLGLVIVEWFVRKYNGSY from the coding sequence TTGAGCTCGCTCCGCCTCATCACCACCGCCTCACCCTGGCTTATTCTTGCCTGCCTGGCAGCGGGCGCGCTGTATGCGTGGCTGCTCTATAGCAAAAAAACGCCCTGGCCAAAGCCGCTGAACTATGCGCTGGCAGCTCTGCGCTTTGTGGTGGTAAGTGTGCTGTGTTTTCTGTTGATGGGGCCGCTGGTACGGTATGTATCGAACACCACGGTGCCTCCTACCATTGTATTTGCCCTGGATAACTCGCAGTCGGTTGAGCTTTTTTCTGACTCTGCGGCGCTGAAGGCCACGCAGCAGCAACTGCAGCAGATGCGGGAGCAACTGGAGGAACAGGGTTACAGCACCGCCATTCAGACGCTGGGAGAGGATCAACAGGAAAGTATGAGCGAGGTGAAGTATGGCTCCGAAACCACCAACCTGAGCCAGCTGCTGCAGCGGGTGCAGGACTCGTACACGGAGCAGAACCTGGCAGGCGTGGTGCTGCTGTCGGATGGCATCGTGAACCAGGGCATGTCGCCAACCTACGCCAACTACGGTTATACTTTGTACCCGGTGGCCGTAGGCGATACCGTGCCGAAGAAGGATGTGCTGGTAGCCTCGCTACGCTACAACAAGGTAAACTACAGCGGCAACCGTTTTCCGCTGGAGGTGGAGCTGCAACACGAGGGCTTCGGCGGACGGACAGCCAACGTCATACTGCAGGAGAACGGGAAAACCATCGCCAGCAAAAAAGTGCTCTTTAAAGATAACCAGCCGGCGCAGCAGGTGCCGTTCCAGGTGCTGGCCAGTGGGTTGGGCAAGCGCCATTACGTGGTGCAGGTAGAGCCACTGGAGGGCGAGTTCACTACCCTCAACAACACCAAGCATGCTTACATCGATGTGGTGAAAGGCAAGATAAGAGTACTCCTTGCCGCCGCTGCCCCACACCCCGACATCAAGGCTATCCGGTCTGCCATAGAATCAAACGAGAATTATGAAACGGAGCTCTTTATACCTAGTGTGAATGAGCTGAAGCAGCAGGATTACGATGTGGCAGTGCTGCACCAGCTGCCCGGACGCATGGCCGGTGCCGAGCCCGCGCTAAACCTGGTGCGCCAGAAGAACCTGCCTGCCCTCTACATCCTCGGTCCGCAAAGCGACCTGCCCAATTTCAACCGCCTCAACGTGGGCATCAACCTCATCAGCAGCGGCCAGACCGATGAGGTAACGGCCGTGCCGAATTCTAACTTCAGCAATTTCCAGCTGCCGGAGAACGCGGCGGAGCGGCTGCAGGAGTACCCACCGGCGCGGGTGCCTTTCGGGGAGATAAGACTCGCCCCGAACACCGAAGTTATACTTTACCAGCAGGTGGGCCGCGTGCGCACGAATAAGCCGCTGCTGGCCGTGCAAACTTCCGGCGACAGGCGTAACGCCGTGCTGCTGGCCTCGGGCACCTGGCAGTGGCGGTTGCAGGAGGCCGCCAACCACGAGCAGCCGCAGGTCTACAACCAGCTCATCACCAACCTGGTGCAGCTGCTGAATGCACCACGCAATAAAAAGCGCCTGAACGTGTACCCCGCCCAAACCGAGTATACGAGTTCCGACGAGGTCCGCTTTAACGCCGAGGCTTACAACGAGGCGCTGGAGCCGATCTATGGCCAGAACATCACCCTGAACATAACCGGCGAAGATGAGCAAACCCGCACCTTTACCTTTGCCAACGGCGAGAACCAGAGCGGCGTGAACATCGGCACCTTACCCGGCGGGCACTATACCTATACCGCCACCGCAAGTATAAACCGGCAGCAGCAGAAAGACGAGGGCGAGTTTGTGGTGGAGGAGCTGCAACTGGAGGCCCTCAACGCCGTGGCCGACCATAACCTGCTCTTCCAGCTGGCCAGCAACAGTGGCTCCAGGCTTTACTATCCGCAGGAGTTGCAGCAGCTAGAGCAGGACATCCTGCAGGCCGACTATAAAAACGTGATCTACAGTAAGGAAGAACTTAACGACCTGGTGGACCTGAAATGGCTCTTCTTCCTGCTGCTGGGCCTGGTGATAGTAGAGTGGTTCGTGCGCAAGTATAATGGCAGTTATTAA
- the lpdA gene encoding dihydrolipoyl dehydrogenase produces the protein MASKYDLVVLGSGPGGYVAAIRASQLGMKVGVIERESLGGICLNWGCIPTKALLKSANVFEYINHAADYGITIGEASVDFNKVIQRSRGVADGMSKGIQFLFRKNKIDAIMGNGKIVGKGKIEVTDADGKKDTVEATNIIIATGARSRELPNLPIDGKKIIGYRQAMALDKMPESMVVVGSGAIGVEFAYFYNAMGTKVTIVEYMPNIVPVEDEEVSRQLSKSFRKAGINIMTDSSVEHVDTKGDLCKVTVKTAKGEEILEAEVVLSAVGIQTNLENIGLEELGIKVDRGRVVVDEFYKTNVDGIYAIGDIVPGPALAHVASAEGIICVEKMAGHDPEPLNYGNIPGCTYCSPEIASVGLTEKAAREQGLEVKVGKFPFSASGKASAAGAKDGFVKVIFDAKYGEFLGAHMIGANVTEMIAEVVVARKLETTGHEIIKSVHPHPTMSEAIMEAAAAAYDEVIHL, from the coding sequence ATGGCATCAAAATACGATTTAGTAGTGCTGGGTAGCGGCCCGGGTGGTTACGTGGCGGCAATCCGTGCTTCGCAGCTTGGTATGAAAGTGGGTGTTATTGAGCGTGAGTCGCTGGGTGGCATCTGCCTGAACTGGGGCTGTATTCCGACAAAGGCACTGCTGAAAAGCGCAAACGTTTTCGAGTACATCAACCACGCTGCTGACTATGGCATCACCATCGGCGAGGCTTCGGTAGATTTCAATAAAGTGATTCAGCGCAGCCGCGGCGTGGCTGACGGCATGAGCAAGGGTATCCAGTTCCTGTTCCGCAAGAACAAGATCGATGCGATAATGGGCAACGGAAAGATCGTTGGCAAAGGCAAGATCGAGGTGACGGATGCTGATGGCAAGAAAGACACCGTAGAGGCGACCAACATCATCATCGCCACAGGTGCCCGCTCGCGCGAGCTGCCTAACCTGCCCATCGACGGCAAGAAGATCATCGGCTACCGCCAGGCCATGGCCCTGGATAAGATGCCTGAAAGTATGGTAGTGGTTGGCTCTGGCGCCATCGGGGTGGAGTTTGCCTACTTCTACAACGCCATGGGTACGAAAGTGACCATCGTGGAGTACATGCCGAACATCGTGCCGGTAGAGGACGAGGAGGTATCGCGCCAGTTGTCCAAGTCGTTCAGAAAAGCCGGTATCAACATCATGACCGATTCTTCTGTGGAGCACGTGGACACGAAGGGCGACCTGTGCAAGGTAACCGTTAAAACGGCCAAAGGCGAAGAAATCCTGGAGGCAGAGGTAGTACTTTCAGCCGTGGGTATCCAGACAAACCTGGAGAACATTGGCCTGGAAGAACTGGGTATTAAAGTAGACCGGGGCCGCGTGGTAGTGGATGAGTTCTACAAGACCAACGTGGATGGCATCTACGCGATCGGCGATATTGTGCCGGGCCCTGCGCTGGCGCACGTTGCTTCTGCCGAAGGCATCATCTGCGTGGAGAAAATGGCCGGACACGATCCGGAGCCGTTGAACTACGGCAACATACCGGGCTGTACGTACTGCTCTCCGGAGATCGCCTCTGTTGGCCTGACCGAGAAGGCGGCCCGCGAGCAAGGCCTGGAGGTTAAGGTAGGTAAGTTCCCGTTCTCAGCTTCTGGTAAGGCAAGCGCCGCCGGTGCCAAGGATGGCTTTGTGAAAGTGATCTTCGATGCCAAGTATGGCGAGTTCCTGGGCGCGCACATGATCGGTGCCAACGTAACCGAGATGATCGCTGAGGTAGTGGTAGCCCGTAAGTTGGAGACCACCGGCCACGAGATCATCAAGTCGGTGCACCCGCACCCAACCATGAGCGAGGCGATTATGGAAGCCGCCGCTGCCGCGTACGACGAGGTGATCCACCTGTAG
- a CDS encoding GNAT family N-acetyltransferase, whose product MFSASPIILTTKRLLLRELTPAIFNQLFLKKTKEEIMEYLHLQTDKQFEEMEERYTKGITTYFHDFKGFHLLDRDTKQVIGHCDYHTWVPGHRRAEVGYAMTNPKYKNKGLMTEALESILTFGFRQMDLYRVEALIADYNTPSLQLVQHFGFKREGLLRNHYLVGGRLEDSLMFSLLKPEFEEWQAKQQKQAGTA is encoded by the coding sequence ATGTTTAGCGCCTCCCCTATCATCCTTACTACCAAGCGTCTGCTGCTCCGCGAGCTGACACCGGCCATTTTCAACCAGCTTTTCCTGAAGAAGACCAAGGAGGAGATTATGGAATACCTGCACCTGCAGACCGACAAGCAGTTCGAGGAAATGGAGGAGCGCTACACCAAAGGCATCACCACGTATTTTCACGATTTCAAGGGCTTTCACCTGCTGGACCGCGACACAAAACAGGTCATCGGCCACTGCGACTACCATACCTGGGTGCCCGGCCACCGCCGCGCAGAGGTGGGCTATGCCATGACGAATCCAAAGTATAAAAACAAAGGCCTGATGACGGAAGCGCTGGAAAGTATACTTACCTTTGGCTTCCGGCAAATGGATCTGTACCGCGTGGAGGCGCTCATCGCAGACTATAACACGCCCTCGCTGCAGCTGGTGCAGCACTTTGGCTTTAAGCGCGAAGGCCTGCTGCGCAACCACTACCTGGTAGGCGGCCGACTGGAGGACTCCCTCATGTTCTCGCTCCTGAAACCGGAGTTTGAGGAATGGCAGGCCAAGCAGCAAAAGCAGGCAGGTACAGCCTAA
- a CDS encoding RBBP9/YdeN family alpha/beta hydrolase, giving the protein MQYTVILVPGLGDSGPDHWQSLWQQQFPAFERVQQQNWDKPTRKEWVEELDRMVQQHNPGQVVLVAHSLACIAVAFWAQKYNRKIKGALLVAPADTEAPLFPEEASGFAPIPMQRLPFKSILVSSSNDAYMQTRRAQQLATAWSSRYVNIGMAGHINSASGYGRWDQGLELLKGLCGTSRL; this is encoded by the coding sequence ATGCAGTATACCGTTATACTTGTGCCCGGCCTCGGCGACTCCGGCCCCGATCACTGGCAGAGCCTTTGGCAGCAGCAGTTCCCGGCTTTTGAGCGGGTACAGCAGCAGAACTGGGACAAACCTACGCGCAAGGAGTGGGTAGAGGAGCTAGACCGTATGGTGCAGCAACATAACCCCGGGCAGGTGGTGCTGGTGGCGCACAGCCTGGCCTGCATTGCCGTGGCCTTTTGGGCGCAGAAGTATAACCGGAAAATAAAAGGGGCCTTGCTTGTTGCTCCTGCCGATACCGAAGCGCCCCTGTTTCCGGAGGAAGCGAGTGGCTTTGCCCCCATACCCATGCAGCGGTTGCCGTTTAAAAGTATACTGGTGAGCAGCAGCAACGATGCGTATATGCAAACCAGGCGGGCGCAGCAGCTAGCCACCGCTTGGAGCAGCCGCTACGTCAACATCGGCATGGCCGGCCACATCAACAGCGCCTCCGGCTACGGCCGCTGGGACCAGGGGCTGGAGCTGCTCAAAGGCCTCTGCGGCACTTCGCGGTTGTAG
- a CDS encoding tetratricopeptide repeat protein: MLKILPFLFFVLFTFTAAAQQTAKDFFRSGNEQFKAGRYNEAIQQYDQVLRLEPRHAPTLTNRGVAKDRLRDYRGAIEDFTRAIAADKKYAEAYLSRGLSRYNMREYKAALLDFNKGLELNPKDARAFNNRGLVRYALKDYSGAISDYTKALELDKDYAEAYYNRGAPRYNIGEKANACSDWSKAKKLGLKEAEPYLKKYCK; encoded by the coding sequence ATGCTTAAAATTCTACCCTTTTTATTTTTTGTGCTTTTCACCTTCACCGCAGCTGCACAGCAAACGGCAAAAGACTTTTTCAGGAGCGGAAATGAGCAGTTTAAGGCCGGAAGGTACAACGAGGCGATACAGCAATACGACCAGGTGCTGCGGCTGGAGCCGCGCCATGCCCCTACCCTTACCAACCGCGGGGTGGCCAAGGACCGCCTGCGCGATTACCGGGGTGCCATCGAGGATTTCACCAGGGCCATCGCCGCCGATAAGAAATATGCCGAAGCCTACCTGAGCCGCGGCCTCTCCCGGTACAACATGCGCGAGTATAAAGCTGCCCTGCTGGATTTTAACAAAGGGCTGGAGCTGAACCCGAAGGATGCCCGCGCTTTTAACAACCGCGGCCTGGTGCGCTACGCCCTGAAAGACTACAGCGGCGCCATCTCAGACTACACCAAGGCCCTTGAGTTGGATAAGGATTACGCCGAAGCCTACTATAATCGCGGCGCGCCCCGCTACAACATCGGCGAGAAGGCCAACGCCTGCTCCGACTGGTCCAAAGCCAAGAAACTGGGCCTGAAAGAAGCAGAGCCCTACCTGAAGAAGTATTGTAAATAG
- a CDS encoding peptidoglycan DD-metalloendopeptidase family protein: MLKRRKGLAILIALSFLICITAAQTLDFIPVNLLGAKRAEAASTQEVAEGEEEVKLPAPVVYGIATDSLEIVEGEVARGEVLSQLLAQYNIDAPTVHNLAQKAKDVFNVRRIAAGRNYMILHRRDSAQTAQYFIYEPNQVEYVIFDLRDSLAVTLEKRKVEVIERTIAGEINSSLYVSMVEAGGSPQLVNSFADIFAWRLDLNRLQPGDNFKLIYEEKVVNGQTIGFGELKSAVFEHEGEEIYAIGFDEGNGINYYDQKGQSLKRAFLKEPLEYTRISSRFSKRRFHPVQKRYKAHLGTDYAAPRGTPIRTVGDGVVVAAHYTSGNGYFVKVRHNDTYTTQYLHMSKFAKGIRKGARVKMGQTIGYVGSTGLATGPHLCYRFWKNGRQVDALSVKLPAANPVSKKHLDAFDVLKGETMQRMQAIDIKSVKQELLASGKNKEPNDA; encoded by the coding sequence ATGTTGAAACGCAGAAAAGGACTCGCCATCCTGATCGCGTTGTCGTTTTTGATCTGCATTACGGCTGCGCAAACATTGGACTTTATCCCGGTAAACCTTCTGGGCGCTAAACGAGCGGAAGCGGCCTCCACGCAGGAAGTTGCTGAAGGAGAAGAGGAAGTTAAATTGCCTGCGCCCGTCGTCTACGGCATTGCCACCGACTCGCTGGAGATAGTAGAGGGAGAGGTGGCACGCGGGGAGGTGCTCTCGCAGCTACTTGCCCAGTACAATATCGACGCTCCCACGGTGCATAACCTGGCCCAGAAGGCGAAAGATGTATTTAATGTACGCAGGATTGCCGCCGGCCGTAACTACATGATCCTGCACCGGCGCGATTCTGCGCAGACTGCCCAATACTTTATTTATGAGCCGAACCAGGTAGAGTACGTGATCTTCGACCTGCGCGACAGCCTGGCGGTAACGCTGGAGAAACGCAAGGTAGAGGTAATAGAGCGTACCATTGCCGGTGAGATAAACAGCTCGCTGTACGTAAGTATGGTGGAGGCCGGGGGATCGCCGCAACTGGTAAACAGCTTTGCCGACATCTTTGCCTGGCGCCTTGACCTGAACCGCCTGCAGCCCGGCGACAATTTTAAGCTGATCTATGAGGAGAAAGTGGTGAATGGCCAGACAATAGGTTTTGGTGAGTTGAAGTCGGCCGTTTTCGAGCACGAGGGCGAGGAGATTTATGCCATCGGATTTGATGAGGGAAATGGCATCAATTACTACGACCAGAAGGGGCAGAGCCTGAAAAGAGCTTTCCTGAAGGAGCCACTGGAGTACACCCGCATCAGTTCCCGCTTCTCCAAGCGCCGTTTCCACCCGGTGCAGAAGCGCTACAAAGCCCACCTGGGCACCGACTACGCCGCCCCGCGCGGCACGCCAATACGCACAGTAGGCGATGGAGTGGTAGTGGCGGCCCATTATACCAGCGGCAATGGCTATTTCGTAAAAGTGCGCCACAATGATACGTATACCACGCAGTACCTGCACATGTCTAAGTTTGCGAAAGGCATCCGTAAAGGAGCGCGCGTAAAAATGGGACAGACCATCGGCTACGTAGGCAGCACAGGCCTGGCTACCGGTCCGCATCTCTGCTATCGCTTCTGGAAGAACGGCCGCCAAGTAGATGCCCTTAGCGTGAAACTGCCAGCCGCCAACCCGGTAAGCAAAAAGCACCTGGATGCCTTTGACGTGCTAAAAGGAGAAACCATGCAGCGCATGCAGGCTATCGATATCAAGAGCGTGAAACAGGAGCTATTGGCTTCCGGTAAAAACAAAGAACCAAATGATGCATAA
- the fabG gene encoding 3-oxoacyl-[acyl-carrier-protein] reductase, whose protein sequence is MKALEGKVALITGASKGIGRAIAQQFVEMGAQVAFTYLSSVEKGQQLEQELAAGGGKVKGYRSDASDYAQAEQLVEDVVKEFGRIDVVVNNAGITRDGLLMRMNEEQWDAVMNVNLKSVFAVTKAATKHMMRAKSGSIINITSVVGIKGNAGQANYAASKAGIIGFTKSVALELGSRNIRCNAIAPGFIETEMTGELDQKVVDEWRKAIPLKRGGTPEDVAKAAVFLASDDSAYISGQVLQVDGGMLT, encoded by the coding sequence ATGAAAGCATTAGAAGGAAAAGTAGCCCTCATTACCGGGGCATCAAAAGGAATAGGACGCGCCATTGCACAACAATTTGTGGAGATGGGCGCCCAGGTAGCGTTTACCTACCTCTCGAGCGTGGAAAAAGGACAGCAACTGGAGCAGGAACTGGCAGCTGGCGGCGGCAAAGTAAAAGGCTACCGCTCCGACGCCTCCGACTACGCCCAGGCCGAGCAGTTGGTAGAGGACGTGGTAAAAGAGTTTGGCAGGATAGACGTGGTGGTGAATAACGCCGGCATTACGCGCGACGGCCTGCTGATGCGCATGAACGAGGAGCAGTGGGATGCCGTGATGAACGTGAACCTGAAGTCGGTTTTTGCGGTAACCAAGGCGGCCACCAAGCACATGATGCGCGCCAAGAGCGGTTCCATCATCAACATCACCTCGGTGGTAGGTATCAAAGGCAACGCGGGCCAGGCCAACTACGCAGCCTCTAAGGCGGGCATTATTGGCTTTACCAAGTCGGTGGCGCTGGAGCTGGGCTCGCGCAACATCCGTTGCAACGCCATCGCCCCGGGCTTTATCGAGACGGAGATGACCGGCGAGCTGGACCAGAAAGTAGTGGACGAGTGGCGCAAGGCTATACCTTTGAAGCGCGGCGGTACCCCTGAGGATGTGGCCAAAGCAGCCGTGTTCCTGGCCTCCGACGACTCGGCTTACATCTCCGGCCAGGTGCTGCAGGTAGACGGCGGCATGCTAACCTAG
- a CDS encoding pseudouridine synthase yields MKYILVNKPYEVLTQFTDEAGRATLKDFVPVPGIYPVGRLDYDSEGLVLLTDDKQLQHRLSDPKFKVEKTYWVQVEDVPADEALTRLRLGVQIKGGKTTPAKVRLLEEEPKVWERSTPIRFRKNIPTSWLEIKISQGMNRQVRRMTAAVGYPTLRLIRPSIGPLSIGILQPGEWRELTPEEVEQLKGIAKGSSGSGGSSVRAKSFGTTSKGRRGSGKGGFRKQIN; encoded by the coding sequence TTGAAATACATCCTAGTAAATAAGCCCTACGAAGTGCTCACGCAGTTTACCGACGAGGCAGGCCGCGCCACGCTGAAGGACTTTGTACCTGTTCCCGGCATTTACCCCGTTGGCCGCCTCGACTACGACAGCGAGGGCCTGGTACTGCTAACCGACGATAAGCAGCTGCAGCACCGCCTCTCCGACCCTAAGTTTAAGGTAGAGAAAACGTATTGGGTGCAGGTGGAGGATGTGCCCGCCGATGAGGCGCTGACGCGGCTGCGGCTAGGCGTTCAGATAAAGGGCGGCAAAACAACCCCGGCCAAGGTGCGCCTGCTGGAGGAAGAGCCTAAAGTATGGGAGCGTTCTACCCCGATCCGTTTCCGTAAGAACATTCCCACCTCCTGGCTGGAGATCAAAATATCGCAGGGCATGAACCGCCAGGTGCGCCGTATGACCGCTGCCGTGGGCTACCCCACGCTCCGCCTGATCCGCCCAAGTATAGGCCCGCTGAGTATAGGCATTCTGCAGCCCGGTGAGTGGCGCGAGCTGACTCCTGAGGAAGTGGAACAGCTGAAGGGCATCGCTAAGGGTAGTAGTGGAAGTGGGGGCAGTAGTGTACGAGCCAAGAGTTTCGGCACCACCAGCAAAGGCCGGAGAGGCAGTGGCAAAGGTGGGTTCAGGAAGCAGATCAATTAA
- a CDS encoding fatty acid desaturase family protein — translation MKLKGKVKFVSRDKNLFFATLRKRVDLYFAENNIPRTANTAMIVKSVVLLLSYILPFIALLALQPAFPLSLLLWFVMGLGVAGIGMSVMHDANHGAFSGNKKVNFLMGHTLNLVGGSAFNWKLQHNILHHTYTNVVEMDEDIQDRLVLRFSPHTKVKFFHQLQWVYAFVFYGLLTLYWVVAKDFVQYKLFIKNGVNANTAAENRTMLGKIITMKVLYFFVVLAVPTLFFGIPFLEVILGFLLMHFVAGIILTVVFQLAHTVEGTSHPRPDENGTIENDWAIHQLNTTVNFSRHNKLLSWYVGGLNFQIEHHLFPRVCHVHYPAIAGIVKETAEEFGIPYLENKTFGQAVRSHIATLYRFGRLPGMNEAIG, via the coding sequence ATGAAGCTAAAAGGCAAAGTAAAATTCGTATCCAGAGATAAAAACCTCTTCTTCGCTACCCTCCGAAAGCGCGTAGATCTATACTTCGCAGAGAACAACATCCCCAGAACGGCCAACACAGCCATGATCGTAAAGAGCGTGGTGCTGTTGTTAAGTTATATCCTGCCGTTTATTGCATTGCTGGCGCTGCAGCCGGCTTTCCCGCTTAGTTTACTGCTTTGGTTCGTAATGGGCCTTGGTGTGGCCGGTATTGGCATGAGCGTGATGCACGACGCTAACCACGGCGCCTTCTCCGGCAATAAAAAGGTCAATTTCCTGATGGGGCATACCCTGAACCTGGTGGGCGGCTCGGCCTTTAACTGGAAGCTGCAGCACAACATCCTCCACCATACCTACACCAACGTGGTGGAGATGGACGAGGACATACAGGACAGGCTGGTGCTGCGTTTCTCGCCGCACACCAAGGTGAAGTTCTTCCATCAGCTGCAGTGGGTGTACGCCTTCGTGTTCTACGGCCTGCTCACCCTGTACTGGGTGGTTGCAAAGGATTTTGTACAGTACAAGCTGTTTATCAAAAACGGCGTGAATGCCAACACGGCTGCCGAGAACCGCACCATGCTCGGGAAGATCATTACGATGAAGGTTTTATACTTCTTTGTGGTGCTGGCGGTGCCAACGTTGTTTTTCGGCATCCCTTTCCTGGAGGTTATACTTGGGTTCCTGCTGATGCACTTTGTAGCCGGCATCATCCTTACGGTGGTATTCCAGTTGGCACACACGGTGGAGGGTACGAGTCACCCCAGACCTGATGAGAACGGCACCATCGAGAACGATTGGGCCATCCACCAACTGAACACCACCGTGAACTTTTCGCGCCATAACAAACTCTTGTCGTGGTACGTGGGCGGGCTGAACTTCCAGATCGAGCACCACCTGTTTCCACGGGTCTGCCATGTGCACTACCCCGCCATTGCCGGCATTGTGAAAGAAACCGCCGAGGAGTTCGGAATCCCTTACCTGGAGAACAAGACATTTGGCCAGGCCGTACGTTCTCATATAGCCACGCTCTACCGCTTCGGCAGACTGCCAGGCATGAATGAGGCGATCGGTTAA
- a CDS encoding porin family protein: MKFFTLLIFILGCSLPADAQDEPRLTIGAKGGLNFYSLSSDELVEDDDTGLSYEFGVYGRIGERFFVQPELNLVSHKTHLITRTQTRVGERDALTVRYLRIPVLLGYRTDYSGPVATQVRFMAGPSISYAFSVVDNNIDVSRGDLQKAQFALNGGIGFEVWLLHLDLMYHHYLTSLFNDGRSSGKGRAFSISAGLGF, from the coding sequence ATGAAATTCTTTACACTACTCATATTTATACTTGGCTGCAGCCTGCCGGCCGATGCCCAGGATGAGCCGAGGCTAACCATTGGGGCCAAGGGGGGACTCAACTTCTACAGCCTGAGCAGCGACGAACTGGTAGAGGACGACGACACTGGCCTGAGCTATGAGTTCGGGGTTTACGGCCGTATAGGAGAGCGGTTTTTCGTGCAGCCGGAGCTAAACCTGGTGAGCCACAAGACGCACCTCATTACCCGCACCCAGACCCGCGTGGGCGAGCGTGACGCGCTTACTGTGCGCTACCTGCGCATACCCGTGCTGCTGGGCTACCGCACAGACTACAGCGGTCCGGTGGCTACGCAGGTGCGTTTTATGGCGGGTCCTTCCATCTCCTATGCCTTTTCTGTGGTAGACAATAACATAGACGTGAGCCGCGGTGACTTGCAAAAGGCCCAGTTCGCCCTCAATGGCGGTATTGGTTTTGAGGTCTGGCTGCTGCACCTGGACCTGATGTACCACCACTACCTTACCTCACTTTTTAACGATGGGCGATCATCGGGCAAGGGCCGTGCTTTCTCAATCTCAGCAGGATTAGGTTTTTAA